A region of Paraburkholderia sp. BL23I1N1 DNA encodes the following proteins:
- a CDS encoding acyl-CoA dehydrogenase C-terminal domain-containing protein, whose protein sequence is MSCSTWFRSIHNVANLFHSGRLDASAIVEHDLAHGVQALDLLGRKIVMKQGAALKLLGREIQRSVESARVHPALQAHADSLSKAWSELTATVEALLPTLASESERALANANAFLEAFGHIVLAWTWLRQAIVASTALPKVKSEADGDFYRGKLHACRWFFRWELPRVSLMLATLRDLDDTTLSMAPQWF, encoded by the coding sequence GTGTCTTGCTCCACATGGTTTAGGTCCATTCACAATGTTGCGAACCTATTTCATTCCGGCCGGCTCGACGCGTCGGCGATCGTCGAGCATGACCTTGCTCACGGTGTCCAGGCGCTCGATCTGCTCGGCCGCAAAATTGTGATGAAACAGGGTGCCGCGCTCAAGCTGTTGGGACGTGAAATACAGCGCAGCGTCGAATCGGCTCGGGTTCATCCGGCGCTGCAAGCGCATGCCGATTCGCTCAGCAAGGCGTGGAGCGAGTTAACCGCGACCGTCGAAGCGTTATTGCCCACGCTGGCGAGCGAAAGCGAACGCGCGCTCGCCAACGCGAATGCGTTTCTCGAAGCATTCGGCCATATCGTTCTTGCGTGGACATGGTTGCGGCAGGCGATCGTTGCGAGCACTGCGCTACCCAAGGTGAAAAGCGAGGCCGACGGTGATTTCTATCGCGGCAAACTGCATGCGTGCCGGTGGTTCTTCCGTTGGGAATTGCCGCGCGTATCGCTGATGCTTGCCACGCTGCGCGATCTCGACGATACGACGCTCAGCATGGCGCCTCAGTGGTTCTAG
- a CDS encoding IclR family transcriptional regulator, with product MLASRTAHEAHKDDRHFVTALARGLEVLACFRSGDKALSNQELALRCKLPKSTVSRLTHTLTLLGYLIHLNESGKYRLGTASLALGSAMLARLDVRKIARPVMQELADITGATVSLGTRDRLSMIYVENCRGSVALAVTLEVGSRIPVATSAIGRAWLAAIPEHDRLSFMEQVRELDHVSWPKTRRGIENALEDYRTLGVATSFGDWQKDVNGIARAFQPGGELPVMAINVGGASFKLSKEFLLEEVRPRLIDVVTQLESALSH from the coding sequence GTGCTCGCGAGCCGGACGGCGCACGAGGCGCACAAGGACGACCGGCATTTCGTCACCGCACTCGCGCGTGGGCTCGAGGTACTTGCGTGTTTTCGCTCGGGCGACAAAGCGCTGAGCAATCAGGAACTCGCGTTACGTTGCAAGCTGCCGAAGTCGACCGTATCGCGCCTGACTCATACGCTCACGTTGCTCGGCTATCTGATTCATTTGAACGAGAGCGGCAAATACCGGCTTGGCACGGCTTCGCTAGCGTTGGGCAGCGCGATGCTGGCGCGGCTCGACGTACGCAAGATCGCCCGGCCGGTGATGCAGGAATTGGCCGACATCACTGGCGCGACCGTGTCTCTGGGTACGCGCGACCGGCTCTCGATGATCTACGTGGAAAATTGCCGGGGCTCGGTTGCGCTCGCGGTGACGCTGGAAGTCGGTTCGCGCATTCCGGTTGCTACGTCGGCGATTGGGCGCGCGTGGCTCGCGGCGATCCCTGAGCACGATCGTCTCAGCTTCATGGAACAGGTGCGTGAACTCGATCACGTATCCTGGCCGAAAACCCGCCGCGGCATCGAGAACGCGCTCGAAGATTACCGCACGCTCGGCGTCGCGACGTCGTTCGGAGACTGGCAGAAAGACGTCAACGGTATTGCGCGCGCTTTCCAGCCGGGTGGCGAATTGCCGGTCATGGCGATCAATGTCGGCGGCGCCTCATTCAAGCTCTCGAAAGAATTCCTGCTCGAAGAAGTGCGGCCGCGCCTGATCGACGTGGTGACCCAGCTGGAGAGCGCGCTATCGCATTGA
- a CDS encoding MFS transporter has product MSDGVQQQLHEPGTDSVASSIDYGWWALTFSYVLSQFFRSYIAVISTQLIGDFHFSPQMFGWFAGSFFLVFAIAQLPVGIMFDRYGVRGPTALLMGIGAACAGILSMTTSATVALAAQAGIGLGCAPIFMGLLNYVLRTGHGTRNVRAITTASAIGMAGALLAALPLSRATASFGWRPVMVTAALAMLCATLGVLCFVRRRDAAAHEKSLAAPQHAAGAVKRCTRFWTLMPACLALSVGSTFRTSWGGPYLADVYGFDVLARGNAMTVTSVIGIAASFCIPVAVRFCAPKLISLLWLIAGVLAALALALSPDGNWVVSVALICVLFSVGSIHPLVMSQARAIISPRRLGIGLGLLNSLVFLGVALTSSCFGWIAGAAKQAHFSHAGIYSALFAVTVVPLAIGAAVYFFSPVVAAPQEEV; this is encoded by the coding sequence ATGTCTGATGGCGTACAGCAACAACTACACGAACCAGGCACGGATAGCGTTGCATCGTCGATTGATTACGGCTGGTGGGCCCTGACATTCAGCTACGTGCTCAGCCAGTTTTTCCGCAGCTATATCGCGGTAATCTCCACCCAGCTGATCGGCGATTTCCATTTCTCGCCGCAAATGTTCGGCTGGTTCGCGGGCTCGTTCTTTCTCGTATTCGCCATCGCGCAACTGCCGGTTGGCATCATGTTCGACCGCTATGGCGTGCGTGGACCCACCGCGCTTTTGATGGGCATCGGCGCCGCGTGCGCCGGCATCCTGTCGATGACCACAAGCGCAACCGTTGCACTCGCCGCCCAAGCCGGCATCGGGCTGGGTTGCGCGCCCATCTTCATGGGGCTGCTCAATTACGTACTTCGTACCGGCCACGGCACGCGCAATGTGCGCGCGATCACGACGGCAAGTGCGATCGGCATGGCGGGTGCCTTGCTGGCCGCGTTGCCGTTGAGCCGGGCCACGGCGAGCTTCGGCTGGCGTCCGGTCATGGTCACCGCTGCGCTCGCCATGTTATGCGCCACGCTTGGCGTCTTATGCTTCGTGCGCCGGCGCGATGCGGCCGCGCATGAAAAAAGCCTCGCTGCGCCGCAACACGCGGCAGGCGCGGTGAAACGGTGCACCCGTTTCTGGACTTTGATGCCGGCCTGCCTCGCGCTTTCGGTCGGCAGCACATTTCGTACCTCATGGGGCGGCCCGTATCTCGCCGACGTCTACGGTTTCGACGTCCTCGCTCGCGGCAATGCGATGACCGTCACCAGCGTGATCGGCATCGCCGCGTCGTTCTGTATTCCTGTGGCCGTGCGGTTCTGCGCGCCCAAGCTGATTTCGTTGCTGTGGCTGATCGCCGGTGTGCTGGCGGCACTCGCGCTCGCGCTCAGTCCGGACGGCAACTGGGTGGTCAGTGTCGCGTTGATCTGCGTGTTGTTCTCCGTCGGCTCGATCCATCCGCTCGTGATGTCGCAAGCACGTGCCATCATCTCGCCGCGCCGGCTTGGGATCGGTTTGGGTCTGCTCAATAGTCTGGTGTTTCTCGGCGTGGCGCTGACCAGCAGTTGTTTCGGCTGGATCGCGGGCGCTGCAAAACAGGCGCATTTTTCGCACGCGGGGATCTACTCCGCGCTGTTCGCCGTGACCGTCGTGCCGCTGGCGATCGGCGCGGCCGTTTATTTTTTCAGCCCGGTGGTGGCAGCGCCGCAAGAAGAGGTCTGA
- a CDS encoding BON domain-containing protein has protein sequence MKTVNLLKALGIALCVATASSAYAQSSDAMASGTMAAPNSKAMKSTDRKLGLAVRKALGKAPGFEVSNVFVRARSGAVTLTGTVPDGAQIPQAEEVAKGVAGVTSVNNKLTLGTQGGGGG, from the coding sequence GTGAAAACAGTCAATCTATTGAAGGCGCTCGGCATCGCATTGTGTGTGGCGACTGCGTCCAGCGCCTATGCCCAGTCGAGCGACGCGATGGCGTCAGGCACCATGGCGGCTCCGAATTCGAAAGCGATGAAGAGCACGGACCGCAAGTTGGGTCTGGCCGTGCGCAAGGCGTTGGGGAAAGCGCCGGGTTTTGAAGTGTCGAACGTGTTCGTCCGGGCCCGTAGCGGCGCAGTGACGTTGACTGGAACTGTGCCCGATGGCGCGCAGATCCCGCAAGCGGAGGAAGTGGCCAAGGGCGTTGCAGGCGTGACATCCGTGAACAACAAGCTAACGCTCGGCACGCAAGGCGGCGGTGGGGGTTGA
- a CDS encoding cupin domain-containing protein: MSSNPFAESFNLEAAFADVSEYWSPNVVAQVNDQYVKVAKVRGQLVWHNHAHEDELFFVVRGHLKIEYEGRVVDLPTGSMHVVPRGTPHNPVATDECWIVLIEPVQTKHTGDVESPLTRTIDEQLRGSR; this comes from the coding sequence ATGTCTTCCAATCCGTTTGCCGAATCGTTCAACCTTGAAGCCGCATTCGCCGACGTGTCCGAATATTGGTCGCCGAATGTTGTCGCGCAGGTCAATGATCAGTACGTGAAGGTCGCCAAAGTGCGCGGCCAGCTCGTATGGCACAACCACGCGCACGAGGACGAATTGTTCTTCGTCGTGCGCGGGCATCTAAAGATCGAATATGAAGGGCGCGTTGTCGATCTGCCCACGGGCTCGATGCATGTGGTGCCGCGCGGCACGCCGCACAATCCGGTCGCCACCGACGAATGCTGGATCGTGCTGATCGAGCCCGTGCAGACGAAGCACACGGGCGACGTCGAGTCGCCGTTGACGAGGACCATCGACGAGCAGCTACGCGGATCACGCTGA
- a CDS encoding FMN-binding negative transcriptional regulator: protein MYVPAHFNESRTEIVHARIAEYPFGTLITHGENGLDANHLPFELASGEGELGVLHTHVARANPVWQDVANGDEVLVVFRAGDAYISPNWYPSKHEFHKQLPTWNYIVVHAYGRVTVQDSERYVRGLVGRLTSTHEASEPEPWMMADAPREFVDTLLKSIVGLQIDITRLVGKTKLSQNKEPRDIRGAGEALRARENHQIANAMLAHVAGKLE from the coding sequence ATGTACGTACCCGCCCACTTCAATGAGTCTCGCACCGAGATCGTGCACGCGCGCATCGCGGAATATCCGTTCGGTACCCTGATCACGCACGGGGAAAATGGGCTGGACGCCAACCACCTTCCGTTCGAACTGGCATCGGGGGAGGGCGAACTGGGCGTGCTGCACACGCATGTCGCGCGGGCCAATCCGGTATGGCAGGACGTCGCGAACGGCGACGAGGTGCTCGTGGTCTTTCGGGCAGGAGATGCCTACATCTCCCCAAACTGGTACCCGAGCAAACACGAGTTCCACAAGCAATTGCCGACCTGGAACTACATCGTCGTCCACGCGTACGGACGCGTCACCGTTCAGGATAGCGAGCGATATGTGCGCGGCCTCGTTGGCCGGTTGACCAGCACGCACGAGGCCTCGGAACCTGAGCCCTGGATGATGGCCGACGCCCCAAGGGAGTTCGTCGATACCCTGCTCAAGTCTATCGTCGGCCTGCAGATCGACATCACGCGACTGGTCGGCAAAACCAAGCTGAGCCAGAATAAGGAACCAAGGGACATTCGGGGCGCCGGCGAAGCGCTCCGAGCGCGCGAGAACCATCAGATCGCCAACGCGATGCTCGCCCACGTGGCGGGGAAACTGGAGTAG
- a CDS encoding XdhC family protein produces the protein MNSIDLAVLDAATRWLDRGHRMLLVTVVKTWGSSPRPQGAMLVLRDDGHAVGSVSGGCIEDDLIDRVRRYGVAQRTPEVVEYGISAEEARRFGLPCGGTMQLVLEPITQQSGVYALYEALGRRELVARTLDMATGAVTLGPASATEGVYFDEIQLTTVHGPRYRMLVIGAGQLSRYLCQIAVGLDYQVTVCDPREEYMDTWDVSGTKLVRTMPDDTVLEMNLDERSAVIALTHDPKLDDLALMEALKTSAFYVGALGSRRNNAARRERLKEFNLSDAQLARLRGPAGIYIGSRTPPEIAISILAEVTATKNGVPIPVNLQVEHAKATRDAAIGAPVDALVVSR, from the coding sequence ATGAACAGTATCGACCTGGCGGTGCTGGACGCGGCCACGCGCTGGCTCGATCGCGGCCACCGTATGCTGCTCGTGACCGTGGTGAAGACCTGGGGTTCGTCACCGCGCCCACAGGGCGCGATGCTTGTCCTGCGCGACGACGGTCATGCGGTGGGCTCTGTATCGGGCGGCTGCATCGAAGACGACCTCATCGACCGGGTGCGTCGTTACGGCGTCGCCCAACGGACACCCGAAGTGGTCGAGTACGGGATCAGTGCCGAGGAGGCTCGTCGCTTCGGGCTGCCGTGCGGAGGCACGATGCAACTCGTGCTTGAGCCAATTACGCAGCAAAGCGGCGTTTACGCGTTGTACGAGGCGCTCGGACGCCGCGAGCTGGTGGCGCGCACGCTCGACATGGCAACGGGCGCAGTCACGCTCGGGCCTGCGTCTGCGACCGAAGGTGTGTACTTCGACGAGATACAACTGACGACGGTCCACGGGCCGCGTTACCGGATGCTCGTGATTGGCGCTGGACAGTTGTCGCGCTACTTGTGCCAGATTGCAGTGGGACTCGACTATCAAGTCACGGTATGCGATCCGCGCGAGGAATACATGGACACGTGGGATGTGTCCGGCACGAAGCTCGTGCGTACGATGCCCGACGATACGGTCCTCGAGATGAATCTCGACGAGCGCAGTGCGGTGATCGCACTCACGCACGATCCGAAGCTCGACGATCTCGCGCTGATGGAAGCGCTGAAGACATCCGCGTTTTACGTCGGTGCGCTTGGCTCGCGGCGCAACAACGCTGCGCGGCGAGAGCGGCTCAAGGAATTCAATCTAAGCGACGCACAGCTTGCGCGACTACGCGGTCCGGCGGGGATTTATATCGGCAGCCGCACGCCGCCGGAAATCGCGATATCAATCCTCGCAGAAGTGACGGCGACGAAGAACGGCGTGCCGATACCGGTGAACCTCCAGGTCGAGCACGCGAAGGCGACAAGAGACGCTGCGATTGGCGCGCCGGTAGATGCATTGGTTGTGTCGCGGTAA
- a CDS encoding BON domain-containing protein: MKTNRALRTAASVLIASASVYVWAQASEGGSSGASSGTANAASGGMEAKDIWKADFALRRKVYAAIVTDKEINAGDISVIVKRGAVTLDGTVADISQIDTATEIAKGVPGVRSVISKLTVKKPFGSQ; encoded by the coding sequence ATGAAGACTAACAGGGCACTCAGGACCGCCGCCAGCGTATTGATCGCCTCGGCATCCGTATATGTCTGGGCGCAGGCAAGCGAAGGCGGATCGAGTGGCGCGTCGAGCGGAACCGCGAACGCGGCTTCAGGCGGCATGGAGGCGAAGGACATCTGGAAAGCCGATTTCGCGCTGCGCCGCAAGGTCTACGCCGCGATCGTGACGGACAAGGAGATCAATGCCGGCGACATCAGCGTGATTGTGAAGCGCGGCGCGGTGACGCTCGACGGGACGGTGGCGGACATCTCGCAAATCGACACGGCGACCGAGATCGCGAAAGGCGTTCCGGGCGTGAGATCCGTGATCAGCAAGCTGACAGTCAAAAAACCGTTCGGCAGTCAGTAA
- a CDS encoding porin has product MNLKVIGASTLVAWAVAAHAQSSVTLYGAVDTGLLYQSTNAPNFQSKVNLGHVYELKDAGIFTSFWGIKGAEDIGGSYKVNFRLQGAFASPNGKLGLSDTPTSTAVFNQQTTLGISGPFGSIDAGRQFVPMIFAMADTDVRGAQFFGSILTAWLGLNQAAGWQGTSTNGAIGALYDANAIVYQSPKFYGASLALEYAPGGVPGQFQGGTRESAVLKYSNFGLNLSAVYYNGHDTNPFTTTATGAIITAPSTGRDNNRFYYLGAMYTFHDLSVSTSYSIGKNPANGSHDDFEMISGGLGYRFTPFFKVTSGFYYLKDRNVSSNQSNLFAVGAEYNLSKSTIAYAQVGHVNNRGNMSQTIAYGAPVPEGTSSTAAMVGIRHGF; this is encoded by the coding sequence ATGAATTTGAAAGTGATAGGCGCCTCGACGCTCGTTGCGTGGGCGGTCGCGGCACACGCGCAGTCGTCGGTGACGCTATATGGCGCCGTCGATACCGGATTGCTGTATCAAAGCACGAATGCGCCGAATTTCCAGTCGAAAGTGAATCTCGGGCACGTGTACGAACTCAAGGACGCGGGGATTTTCACAAGCTTCTGGGGTATCAAGGGTGCCGAAGACATTGGAGGCAGCTACAAGGTCAACTTCAGGCTCCAGGGAGCATTCGCCAGCCCCAACGGGAAACTTGGACTGAGCGACACGCCGACCTCCACTGCGGTCTTCAACCAGCAGACGACGTTGGGCATCTCCGGTCCGTTCGGCTCGATCGACGCGGGCCGCCAGTTCGTGCCGATGATCTTTGCGATGGCCGACACCGACGTACGGGGCGCGCAATTCTTCGGCAGCATCCTCACCGCATGGCTCGGCTTGAACCAGGCTGCGGGCTGGCAAGGTACCAGCACGAACGGCGCGATCGGTGCATTGTACGACGCCAACGCCATTGTCTATCAGTCGCCGAAGTTCTACGGCGCATCGCTTGCGCTGGAATATGCGCCGGGTGGCGTCCCCGGGCAGTTCCAGGGCGGCACGCGCGAGTCGGCGGTGCTCAAGTATTCGAACTTTGGCCTGAACCTCTCGGCCGTGTACTACAACGGGCACGACACCAATCCGTTCACGACGACGGCTACTGGCGCGATCATTACGGCGCCGTCTACGGGTCGGGACAACAACCGCTTCTACTATCTGGGCGCGATGTACACGTTCCACGATTTGTCTGTGTCGACGTCGTACAGCATCGGCAAGAATCCGGCGAATGGCAGTCACGACGACTTCGAGATGATTTCCGGGGGGCTCGGCTACAGGTTCACCCCGTTCTTCAAGGTCACCTCGGGCTTCTATTACCTGAAGGACCGCAACGTTTCGTCCAATCAATCGAATTTGTTCGCGGTGGGCGCCGAATACAACTTGTCCAAGTCCACCATCGCCTACGCACAGGTTGGCCACGTCAACAACCGAGGCAACATGAGCCAGACGATCGCCTACGGCGCGCCGGTTCCCGAGGGTACCTCGAGCACCGCGGCGATGGTCGGCATCCGCCATGGCTTCTGA
- a CDS encoding MFS transporter, translated as METNTTPFESTDRGSNVGASGVGKAAWIVLASAYMGWMFDAMDLYLFTMVMVPALHDLLGASQGSVLQMGGLIVGAKLVCWGIGGILFGVLADRIGRARVMLGTMLIYSVFTAAGAFARDWHQLLVFQMLAGFGIGGEWAAGAALVVETWPEKHRAKAVQVMQVANVVGLIAASALAILLSGAGWRWVLGMGAVPAVASLGLRFITPESASWEQSHAVAMRHAGPGMGSISEIFGRQLRRRTVVGTLIASAMMIGSWGASILFPTLLREFFPSAGNAEFTRQTGIAFMATNVGAILGFASILLLVTLIPRISRRTVYAVFCAGAWIAGVALFGGAKTLGTFYVAMLGFGFFGLGGFGIVALYLTELFPLHVRATGQGFAWNMARLFTALGPLIVSSASAHLGFRTVGIALATVFGMGLAAIFFGPETG; from the coding sequence ATGGAGACGAACACGACTCCGTTCGAGTCGACAGACCGCGGGAGCAATGTCGGTGCTTCTGGCGTGGGCAAGGCAGCCTGGATTGTGCTTGCGTCCGCGTATATGGGGTGGATGTTCGATGCGATGGATCTCTACCTTTTCACCATGGTCATGGTGCCGGCCCTTCACGACCTGCTCGGGGCTTCACAAGGCAGCGTCCTGCAGATGGGGGGGCTCATTGTCGGCGCGAAACTGGTTTGCTGGGGCATCGGCGGCATTCTGTTTGGCGTCTTGGCAGACCGAATTGGGCGAGCTCGAGTGATGCTCGGCACGATGCTGATCTACTCGGTATTCACGGCAGCCGGTGCCTTCGCGCGGGACTGGCATCAACTCCTCGTGTTTCAGATGCTGGCGGGCTTTGGAATCGGGGGGGAATGGGCCGCTGGCGCCGCGCTTGTCGTGGAGACCTGGCCGGAAAAACACAGGGCGAAGGCTGTCCAGGTCATGCAAGTTGCCAATGTGGTAGGGCTGATTGCCGCCTCCGCGCTTGCGATCCTTCTGTCAGGTGCTGGATGGCGTTGGGTGCTTGGCATGGGGGCGGTACCGGCAGTCGCGAGCCTTGGCCTGCGGTTCATCACACCGGAATCGGCTAGTTGGGAGCAGTCGCATGCGGTCGCAATGCGTCACGCAGGTCCGGGAATGGGCTCGATATCCGAGATATTTGGCCGTCAGTTGCGTCGTCGAACCGTGGTGGGCACGCTCATTGCCTCGGCAATGATGATCGGTAGCTGGGGGGCATCCATCCTCTTTCCCACATTGCTGAGAGAGTTCTTCCCATCCGCCGGCAACGCGGAATTCACGAGGCAGACGGGCATCGCTTTCATGGCGACCAACGTCGGCGCGATACTTGGATTCGCTTCGATTCTACTCCTCGTGACTTTGATACCGCGTATTTCCAGACGGACCGTCTATGCGGTGTTTTGTGCAGGCGCCTGGATTGCAGGCGTTGCACTTTTTGGCGGCGCGAAAACACTGGGGACGTTTTATGTCGCGATGCTTGGATTCGGTTTTTTCGGATTGGGGGGATTTGGGATAGTCGCGCTGTACCTGACTGAGCTTTTTCCGCTCCATGTTCGCGCCACGGGCCAAGGCTTCGCCTGGAATATGGCACGTCTGTTCACCGCGCTTGGACCGTTGATCGTGTCGTCTGCGTCGGCACATCTGGGATTTCGTACGGTAGGAATCGCTCTCGCTACCGTATTCGGAATGGGACTGGCCGCTATATTTTTTGGCCCGGAGACTGGCTGA
- a CDS encoding SRPBCC family protein, with product MEIVNRFSVDSTIANTWKALLDVPLVASCFPGATLTDTLGKDSYKGMIRVRLGPIAMEFAGTVTLNAPLGDGYAATVEATWQETKNRGSATTVSTFSLSRLSDAAGTQIDVRTTVQMAGQVAQYGRGVGIINAVSEQMVRQFTANLLKKLADRPAATEASLVDAEAFASTSTGEREPVAATRSDNTADSTNEISVLGLLWATVVAKCRQWLARPHSS from the coding sequence ATGGAAATCGTAAATCGCTTTTCGGTCGACTCGACTATCGCGAACACCTGGAAGGCACTACTCGACGTGCCGCTGGTCGCGTCCTGCTTTCCCGGTGCGACGCTGACGGACACACTCGGCAAAGATTCGTATAAGGGGATGATTCGCGTCAGGCTGGGTCCAATCGCGATGGAATTCGCCGGCACGGTCACATTGAACGCCCCGTTGGGAGACGGGTATGCGGCGACCGTCGAAGCGACATGGCAGGAGACCAAGAACCGGGGATCGGCCACTACGGTGAGCACGTTTTCTCTATCGCGACTCAGTGACGCCGCCGGCACTCAGATCGACGTCCGCACCACTGTGCAGATGGCGGGGCAGGTGGCGCAGTATGGCCGCGGGGTTGGAATCATCAACGCCGTATCGGAACAAATGGTCCGTCAATTCACGGCAAATTTGCTGAAGAAACTCGCGGATCGTCCGGCTGCAACAGAGGCGTCGCTAGTCGACGCGGAGGCGTTCGCTTCAACATCCACGGGAGAAAGAGAACCCGTGGCGGCAACACGCAGCGACAACACTGCGGACTCAACGAACGAGATTTCCGTGCTCGGCTTGTTGTGGGCAACGGTGGTTGCGAAGTGCAGGCAGTGGTTGGCCAGGCCGCATTCATCATAG
- a CDS encoding alpha/beta fold hydrolase, which produces MHENLLLKMKGNVLHIALNSADGKNELDDSMMRALTQVIGYPPESTVAIVLSGEGENFCAGRAASPPPALSPTEDPRPAIKARGAAPILALYEAIRSSGVPVACFVKGLASGIGCAIVAASDHAVADVRSQFEADELAKQFAPALLMSVLVARVHVKAISRLVLTGQPIDAATALDYGLIGEIVAPWELDKALDDFIAFMNSRAPQALRGVKTFLRESPGLPSPKLATLAADVLAESIAARLDVTAPFVPSHEKRFLTVDGERIAYIDVGNGPAVVLLHSLGTSSALWDDILPALTAKYRVVAIDARGHGDSTKRSMWNADAVANDVVAVAEAIGLDCFGLVGISMGGLTAVRVAAKLGRRVAVMVLSSAYAGVSGPAVEKRLAAAEGMLKKLPMHLFARMYVEQTLHRNTAYAKRERLAQQIAAVASTDYLEILRAISTDDVSGLLRDIEVPTLVLNAELDMSIPRAVSAKLAQGIPDAKERTLGAAAHLACVDTPDAYAEVLLGLFAKYTDEGGEVWKS; this is translated from the coding sequence ATGCATGAAAATCTTCTGCTGAAGATGAAGGGTAATGTTCTGCATATCGCCCTGAACAGCGCTGACGGCAAGAACGAGTTGGATGACTCGATGATGCGAGCGCTCACGCAGGTGATCGGCTATCCGCCCGAGAGCACCGTGGCCATCGTTTTGTCCGGGGAGGGCGAGAACTTCTGCGCAGGGCGGGCCGCATCGCCACCGCCGGCGCTTTCCCCAACGGAAGATCCACGCCCCGCAATCAAGGCACGGGGTGCGGCGCCCATTCTCGCACTCTATGAGGCAATCCGTTCGAGTGGGGTACCTGTTGCCTGTTTCGTCAAAGGGCTCGCTTCGGGTATAGGTTGCGCAATCGTTGCAGCGAGCGACCATGCGGTCGCCGACGTGCGTAGCCAGTTCGAGGCTGATGAACTGGCGAAGCAGTTTGCTCCTGCACTGCTGATGTCCGTTCTCGTCGCGCGTGTCCATGTCAAAGCGATTTCGCGTCTGGTTCTAACGGGCCAGCCCATCGACGCGGCGACCGCTCTGGACTATGGGCTGATCGGCGAAATTGTCGCTCCTTGGGAACTGGACAAAGCGCTGGACGATTTCATCGCCTTCATGAACAGCCGGGCTCCACAGGCATTACGCGGAGTCAAGACCTTCCTGCGCGAGTCGCCCGGTCTGCCTTCGCCAAAGCTTGCCACGCTTGCCGCCGACGTTCTGGCGGAATCGATTGCGGCGCGCCTCGACGTGACAGCGCCGTTCGTGCCGTCCCACGAGAAGCGGTTTCTGACCGTCGACGGCGAACGCATTGCCTATATTGACGTCGGCAATGGGCCCGCGGTCGTTTTGCTGCACAGTCTCGGCACATCGAGCGCGCTGTGGGACGACATTCTGCCCGCACTCACCGCGAAATATAGAGTCGTGGCGATAGATGCCCGAGGTCATGGCGACTCGACGAAGCGAAGCATGTGGAATGCGGACGCTGTCGCCAACGACGTCGTCGCAGTGGCGGAGGCCATTGGTCTCGATTGTTTTGGCCTGGTGGGTATCTCGATGGGAGGACTGACTGCGGTACGCGTTGCCGCGAAGTTGGGTCGACGCGTTGCTGTCATGGTCTTGTCGAGCGCTTACGCAGGCGTTTCAGGACCCGCGGTGGAAAAGCGGCTCGCCGCAGCCGAAGGAATGTTGAAAAAACTGCCTATGCATCTCTTTGCACGCATGTACGTGGAGCAGACCCTCCACAGGAACACCGCCTATGCGAAACGGGAACGGCTTGCCCAGCAGATTGCGGCGGTGGCTTCAACGGATTACCTGGAAATATTGCGCGCCATTTCCACGGATGACGTGTCCGGTCTTTTGCGCGACATCGAGGTGCCGACGCTCGTGCTGAACGCCGAACTCGACATGAGCATACCCAGAGCCGTATCGGCGAAGTTGGCGCAAGGAATCCCGGACGCGAAGGAGCGAACGCTGGGCGCTGCCGCGCACCTCGCATGTGTCGACACGCCCGATGCGTACGCGGAAGTTTTGTTAGGCCTGTTTGCGAAATACACGGATGAAGGTGGGGAAGTATGGAAATCGTAA